One segment of Niabella beijingensis DNA contains the following:
- the chrA gene encoding chromate efflux transporter has protein sequence MQDIKEEKTLSIPSFSEALRFWFKLGWISFGGTTGHIAIMHDFLVEKKKWISEKRFMYALNACMLLPGPEGQQLAIYAGWKLHGIKGGILSGVLFVLPSLLILLLLSIIYALYGNNPVMMSMFAGLKPAVLAIILHATWKVGKKALHGMLHYLVAMASFVLSYFMNVPMPWIILGVILFAIGMHLTAPGAIQLDKKKEVADVAEQSYYINMNQQAHPVIKRVLVKQLLCFLVLWLIPFLLLSVVTADPAFWQRLSTLFTKTAFFTIGGSYTVIPYVANMMVNQLSWLSKTQMIDGFALAETTPGPLVIVLVYTGFMAAYNHFGGSLLMGTLGLLATGYFTFLPNFLFIFVGAPLIESSQKSRIIQAVLSLITATVVGVIVNLAFYLGKDILFSGQAVSLSHTDWMALGWVLIALLLLTRYRLNVLYLVLISLAFGAFRYIIT, from the coding sequence ATGCAGGATATAAAAGAAGAAAAAACCTTATCAATACCCTCCTTTTCAGAAGCGCTTCGTTTTTGGTTTAAACTGGGCTGGATCAGTTTTGGAGGAACCACCGGACATATTGCTATTATGCACGATTTCCTGGTGGAAAAAAAGAAATGGATCAGCGAAAAACGCTTCATGTATGCATTAAATGCCTGCATGCTGCTTCCGGGGCCGGAGGGGCAGCAGCTGGCTATTTATGCAGGATGGAAGCTGCACGGGATCAAAGGAGGGATCCTTTCAGGGGTGTTGTTTGTTCTGCCGTCGCTGCTCATCCTGCTGCTGCTGAGTATTATTTATGCGCTCTATGGAAACAACCCGGTCATGATGTCCATGTTCGCCGGATTGAAACCTGCTGTGCTGGCCATTATCCTCCATGCCACCTGGAAGGTGGGGAAAAAGGCGCTGCACGGAATGCTGCATTATCTTGTTGCAATGGCATCCTTTGTACTGTCTTATTTTATGAATGTTCCCATGCCCTGGATCATTCTCGGTGTGATCCTTTTTGCGATCGGCATGCATCTTACGGCCCCTGGCGCGATACAGCTGGATAAAAAAAAGGAAGTGGCCGATGTTGCGGAGCAGTCGTATTATATTAATATGAACCAGCAGGCACACCCGGTAATAAAGCGGGTCCTGGTCAAACAGCTGCTGTGCTTTTTAGTGCTCTGGCTGATCCCTTTCCTGTTGTTGTCTGTTGTAACAGCCGATCCTGCATTCTGGCAACGGCTTTCGACCCTGTTCACCAAAACAGCGTTTTTCACTATCGGAGGTTCTTACACGGTGATCCCTTATGTGGCCAACATGATGGTGAACCAGTTGAGCTGGCTGTCCAAAACGCAGATGATCGATGGCTTTGCACTTGCCGAGACCACACCGGGACCGCTGGTCATTGTGCTCGTATATACGGGCTTTATGGCGGCCTACAATCATTTTGGAGGTTCCCTGCTGATGGGAACACTCGGACTGTTAGCAACGGGATATTTTACCTTTCTCCCCAATTTCCTTTTCATTTTTGTCGGCGCGCCACTGATCGAATCCTCCCAGAAGAGCCGGATCATACAGGCGGTACTGTCATTGATAACGGCAACGGTGGTAGGCGTTATCGTGAATCTGGCGTTTTATCTCGGGAAGGATATCCTTTTTTCCGGACAAGCAGTTTCGCTGTCGCATACGGACTGGATGGCATTGGGATGGGTGTTGATCGCATTGCTGTTGCTGACACGGTACCGGCTGAATGTATTATATCTTGTTCTGATCAGCCTGGCGTTCGGAGCGTTCCGTTATATAATAACATAA
- a CDS encoding PQQ-dependent sugar dehydrogenase, with translation MMFARTLFVLTTLLLFMGTTGRAMNKPVFTACLDTLPAVEKKAPNSDYKPAFRGQTWISGVKTTTPYKAEKIAEKTGAPFAIVAMPDSRLMVTLKAGYMEIRDRNGALAKKITGFPAVDQVGQGGLLDVAFDPGYARNKMIYWTYSEKQAQGNLTAVAKGRLNEAAGKVEDVSVIFRATPALNSNLHFGSRIIFDRSGNLLVAVGERSILEGRAQAQLLQSGLGKIFRITTTGKPAPGNPFLNKPGLLPEIYSYGHRNPQGLELNPATGEIWEAEFGPRGGDEINIIRAGRNYGWPVITYGIEYNGSKVGTALQQKKGMEQPVYYWDPVISPSGICFYRGSAIPEWKNNLFVASLSGQHIDRLVIKNNKVVGEERLLTDKNERFRDIACVNGVLYAITDRGTIYRIGR, from the coding sequence ATGATGTTTGCCAGAACTCTTTTTGTCCTTACTACGCTTCTTCTCTTCATGGGCACTACCGGCCGTGCGATGAACAAACCGGTATTTACAGCATGCCTGGATACGTTACCGGCAGTTGAGAAAAAAGCGCCCAACAGTGATTACAAACCTGCTTTTCGGGGGCAGACCTGGATCAGCGGTGTTAAGACCACCACACCATACAAAGCAGAAAAAATCGCGGAAAAAACAGGGGCGCCTTTTGCCATTGTGGCCATGCCGGACAGCCGGTTAATGGTGACCCTAAAAGCGGGCTATATGGAAATACGCGACCGGAACGGAGCACTGGCAAAAAAGATCACGGGCTTTCCTGCGGTGGACCAGGTTGGACAGGGCGGATTGCTGGATGTGGCTTTTGACCCCGGCTATGCCCGGAATAAAATGATCTACTGGACCTATTCGGAAAAGCAGGCACAGGGAAATTTAACTGCCGTTGCCAAAGGGCGTTTAAACGAAGCCGCAGGTAAGGTGGAAGATGTATCTGTGATCTTTCGCGCTACCCCTGCGCTCAACAGTAATTTGCATTTTGGTTCCAGAATCATATTCGACCGGTCCGGAAACCTGCTGGTAGCCGTAGGTGAACGTTCCATCCTGGAGGGCCGGGCACAGGCGCAGCTGTTACAGTCCGGACTGGGCAAGATCTTCCGCATTACCACAACCGGCAAACCGGCACCCGGTAACCCTTTCCTGAATAAACCCGGTTTACTCCCGGAGATCTACAGCTATGGCCACCGCAACCCGCAGGGTCTGGAACTGAACCCCGCAACCGGTGAAATATGGGAAGCGGAATTTGGTCCGCGTGGCGGCGATGAGATAAATATCATACGTGCAGGACGGAACTACGGCTGGCCCGTGATCACTTATGGCATTGAATACAACGGATCAAAAGTAGGCACTGCACTTCAGCAAAAAAAAGGAATGGAACAACCGGTTTATTACTGGGATCCCGTGATCTCTCCCAGCGGCATTTGTTTCTACCGGGGCAGCGCCATTCCGGAATGGAAAAATAATCTGTTCGTAGCTTCATTAAGCGGACAGCATATCGACCGCCTGGTAATAAAGAACAATAAAGTAGTGGGTGAAGAACGGCTGCTGACCGACAAGAACGAACGCTTCCGTGATATTGCCTGCGTAAACGGGGTGCTGTATGCCATCACCGACAGGGGCACTATTTACCGGATCGGCCGTTAA
- a CDS encoding glycosyl hydrolase family 95 catalytic domain-containing protein — protein MKKYKNILLLAAFLLSAALTNAQDLKLWYDRPASEWVEALPIGNGRLGAMVFGGITNDRIQFNEETLWSGGPRDYNRKGAYKYLDTIRALLFAGKQQAAEDLAGREFLGLKSAEGDQEAWAEQIKAILKQKDNPSVASYNDRKWKTIHVPDYDGWENQGLGELDGAVWFRTSFELPADWKGKALELDLNKISEQDITFVNGIKVGAQANGEARKYKVPASALKTGRNSIAILVLNVTGKGGVLGYKDTAKAIGIYPAGEPEIKLPLNGQWKYWIQSDKVPPVGEYQARYQPFGDVHFHFDVDTASVTQYKRTLNLEDATLTTSYKSGGTLFKRTYIASTPDQVIAINLTADKTGAISFETELSSPHRNFVLKKIDPHTVALHVQVKDGALFGAGYARVTTKGGSVTIKENRLVVSGADEATVWITAATNYRNYQDVSGQPAALCKAALQKVQQKDFAAVLRDHVKEYQQYFNTLSVDFSDPSVSSAGAQLPTDQRLMQFSRSGDPEFVALYLQYGRYLLISSSRPGTYPANLQGIWNDLLSPPWGSKYTTNINAEMNYWPAELLGLSPLHSAFFKMTQEVAASGRETAREYYKAPGWVLHHNTDLWRGTAPINASNHGIWVTGGAWFCEHLWERYLFTKDERFLRDTAYPLMKEAALFFNSFLVKDPVTGYLISTPSNSPEQGGLVAGPTMDHQIIRALFKNTVEASKILDKDAALRKELEAKYARIAPDKIGRYGQLQEWMQDVDDTTNKHRHVSHLWGVYPGNEINWETTPDLMKAARQSLIYRGDAATGWSLGWKINLWARFKDGNHTYKLIQMLLSPAGRGAGSYPNLFDAHPPFQIDGNFGGAAGIGEMLVQSHAGFIDILPALPEALPSGRIDGIHARGGLVLDMSWERKQLTALTIKAIADGKADLRYKGIVLPFEFKKGKQYRIDTGFKAIQEL, from the coding sequence ATGAAAAAATATAAGAATATACTATTGCTGGCAGCCTTTCTTTTAAGTGCTGCGTTAACGAATGCTCAGGACCTGAAGCTCTGGTACGACCGGCCGGCAAGTGAATGGGTCGAAGCATTGCCCATCGGTAATGGCCGTTTAGGTGCCATGGTCTTTGGTGGTATCACCAACGACCGGATCCAGTTTAATGAAGAGACCCTGTGGTCTGGCGGACCCCGGGATTACAACCGCAAGGGCGCGTATAAATACCTGGATACAATAAGAGCTTTGTTATTTGCGGGTAAGCAGCAAGCGGCCGAAGACCTGGCCGGCCGTGAGTTTCTGGGACTGAAATCAGCCGAAGGCGATCAGGAGGCCTGGGCCGAACAGATCAAAGCCATTCTGAAACAGAAGGATAATCCTTCTGTGGCCAGTTATAACGACCGCAAGTGGAAAACGATCCATGTGCCCGATTATGATGGCTGGGAAAATCAGGGGCTGGGAGAACTGGATGGTGCTGTATGGTTCCGCACCAGCTTTGAGCTGCCCGCAGACTGGAAGGGTAAGGCTCTTGAGCTAGACCTGAATAAGATTTCCGAACAGGATATTACTTTTGTGAATGGGATAAAAGTGGGAGCGCAGGCCAACGGAGAAGCACGTAAATACAAGGTTCCGGCTTCGGCGTTGAAAACAGGCAGGAACAGTATTGCTATACTGGTGCTGAATGTAACCGGCAAAGGCGGGGTACTCGGTTATAAAGATACAGCTAAGGCAATCGGTATTTATCCTGCCGGAGAACCAGAGATAAAGTTACCGCTGAATGGTCAGTGGAAATACTGGATACAATCGGATAAAGTACCCCCGGTTGGGGAATACCAGGCCCGCTATCAGCCCTTTGGTGATGTACATTTTCATTTTGATGTGGATACCGCATCGGTTACACAGTACAAGCGCACGCTCAACCTGGAGGATGCCACATTAACCACCTCTTATAAGAGTGGCGGTACCCTCTTTAAGCGTACCTACATCGCCAGTACGCCCGATCAGGTGATCGCGATAAATCTTACTGCCGACAAGACCGGAGCAATCAGTTTTGAAACGGAGCTTTCCAGTCCGCACCGGAATTTTGTTCTAAAAAAAATTGATCCGCATACAGTGGCCCTTCATGTACAGGTAAAAGACGGCGCTTTATTTGGAGCGGGCTATGCGCGTGTAACAACAAAGGGTGGAAGCGTCACTATTAAAGAAAACCGCCTTGTAGTAAGCGGGGCCGATGAAGCAACGGTATGGATAACGGCAGCTACCAATTACCGCAATTATCAAGATGTATCCGGGCAGCCTGCTGCGCTTTGTAAAGCAGCGTTACAGAAAGTACAGCAAAAAGATTTTGCCGCGGTACTGCGTGATCATGTAAAAGAATACCAGCAATATTTTAATACGCTTTCTGTGGATTTCTCTGATCCGTCAGTATCGTCTGCCGGTGCACAGCTGCCCACGGATCAGCGGCTGATGCAGTTTTCGCGTTCAGGAGACCCGGAATTTGTGGCGTTGTACCTGCAATACGGACGGTACCTGCTCATCAGCAGTTCGAGACCGGGCACTTATCCGGCAAATTTGCAGGGGATCTGGAACGACCTGTTGTCGCCGCCCTGGGGCAGTAAATACACCACGAATATCAATGCGGAGATGAATTACTGGCCCGCGGAACTGCTGGGGTTATCGCCCCTGCACAGTGCCTTCTTTAAGATGACGCAGGAAGTGGCTGCATCCGGGCGGGAAACCGCAAGGGAGTATTATAAGGCCCCGGGATGGGTGTTGCACCACAATACGGACCTCTGGCGGGGTACAGCGCCGATCAATGCGTCCAATCATGGCATCTGGGTTACCGGAGGTGCCTGGTTTTGCGAGCATTTATGGGAGCGATATTTATTTACAAAAGACGAACGCTTTTTACGGGATACCGCTTATCCGCTTATGAAGGAGGCCGCGTTGTTCTTTAATTCGTTCCTGGTCAAAGACCCAGTGACCGGTTACCTTATCAGTACACCTTCCAATTCGCCGGAACAGGGCGGGCTGGTGGCCGGTCCTACAATGGATCACCAGATCATCCGTGCCCTGTTTAAGAATACTGTTGAAGCGTCAAAGATCCTGGATAAGGACGCTGCATTGAGAAAAGAGCTGGAAGCTAAGTATGCCCGGATCGCACCGGATAAAATAGGACGTTACGGCCAGTTGCAGGAATGGATGCAGGATGTGGATGATACCACCAATAAACACCGCCATGTATCACATCTCTGGGGGGTATACCCCGGAAACGAGATCAACTGGGAAACCACTCCCGACCTGATGAAAGCGGCCCGTCAGTCGCTGATCTATCGCGGGGATGCAGCTACCGGCTGGAGCCTGGGCTGGAAGATCAACCTGTGGGCGCGCTTCAAAGATGGCAATCATACCTATAAGCTCATCCAGATGTTGCTGAGTCCCGCCGGAAGAGGGGCCGGCAGCTATCCCAATCTGTTTGATGCGCATCCGCCCTTCCAGATTGACGGGAATTTTGGGGGTGCGGCCGGTATTGGCGAAATGCTCGTACAGTCACACGCGGGGTTTATTGATATCCTGCCGGCATTGCCGGAGGCATTGCCCAGCGGCCGGATCGATGGCATTCATGCAAGGGGAGGCCTGGTGCTGGATATGAGCTGGGAGCGCAAGCAGCTCACGGCACTTACGATAAAGGCGATCGCCGACGGTAAGGCAGACCTGCGTTACAAGGGGATCGTGTTGCCTTTTGAATTTAAAAAAGGAAAACAATACCGCATCGATACCGGCTTTAAAGCGATACAGGAATTATAA
- a CDS encoding glycoside hydrolase family 28 protein: MRFFFVVLSSLAFFLADAQQYYDVTKFGAKRDSSAKATRAIAQAIQFASMAGGGTVYFPAGKYLTGPIHLKSNITILIDAGAELHFSDNFDDYLPMVESRYEGVDVTSFSPLFYANGVENIAIMGRGAIYGHGKKWWDFVERYKEGQPRSKWQLEFDRLNKNILLPDDPKQMKRGFLRPPFIQFLRSKNILIQGITIRNSPFWTINPQFCDNVTVHAVTIINPGRNAPNTDGINPESCSNVHISDCHISVGDDCITIKSGKDAPGRAKARPAENYTITNCTMLSGHGGVVIGSEMSGGVKKITISNCIFDGTDRGIRIKTARGRGGVVEDIRVSNIVMKNIGMQAIVLDMEYAKTPEEPVSERTPRFRNIRLSNITAYTKEAMFVNGLKEMPVSEMSLNDVVFEAETGITLRNTADVALNNVRVNTRIGPALKADATERLSVINFEAARLPADAPLLRLNDVKGARIRDCWPFDSSHSFAAISGAATERILFEDNVVTDEQIRVGSEVKKDAVKRD, encoded by the coding sequence ATGAGATTCTTTTTTGTTGTTCTATCTTCTTTAGCCTTTTTCCTGGCGGACGCTCAGCAGTATTATGATGTAACGAAATTCGGCGCAAAAAGAGACAGCAGTGCAAAAGCTACCAGGGCGATCGCACAAGCGATTCAATTCGCATCCATGGCGGGAGGCGGCACGGTGTATTTTCCCGCAGGTAAATACCTTACCGGCCCCATTCATTTAAAAAGCAATATTACCATACTGATCGATGCCGGTGCAGAACTGCATTTCAGCGATAATTTTGATGATTACCTGCCCATGGTGGAAAGCCGGTATGAAGGGGTGGATGTGACCAGTTTTTCCCCGCTGTTTTATGCAAACGGTGTGGAGAACATTGCTATAATGGGAAGAGGTGCTATTTATGGTCACGGTAAAAAATGGTGGGATTTTGTGGAAAGGTATAAAGAAGGACAGCCAAGGTCCAAATGGCAGCTGGAGTTCGACCGGTTGAATAAAAATATTCTTTTGCCGGATGATCCCAAACAAATGAAACGGGGATTTCTACGCCCGCCGTTCATCCAGTTCCTGCGCAGTAAGAACATTCTTATCCAGGGCATCACCATTCGTAATTCGCCGTTCTGGACGATCAATCCGCAGTTTTGCGACAATGTGACCGTACACGCGGTTACCATTATCAATCCCGGCCGGAATGCACCCAATACGGATGGCATTAACCCGGAGAGTTGCAGCAATGTGCACATCAGCGATTGTCATATCAGTGTGGGAGATGATTGTATCACCATTAAGTCAGGAAAGGATGCACCGGGACGTGCAAAGGCCCGTCCGGCCGAGAATTATACGATTACGAATTGCACCATGCTCAGCGGACACGGCGGCGTGGTGATTGGGAGTGAAATGAGCGGCGGCGTAAAAAAGATTACCATCAGTAATTGTATTTTTGATGGTACGGACCGTGGCATCCGTATTAAAACGGCGCGTGGCCGGGGTGGTGTGGTGGAAGATATCCGGGTCAGCAATATCGTAATGAAAAATATAGGGATGCAGGCCATTGTGCTGGATATGGAGTATGCAAAGACACCGGAGGAACCGGTGTCGGAGCGAACACCCCGCTTCCGCAACATCCGGCTGAGCAATATTACCGCCTATACAAAGGAAGCGATGTTTGTAAACGGACTAAAAGAAATGCCGGTATCTGAGATGAGTCTGAATGATGTGGTCTTTGAAGCCGAAACGGGTATTACTTTAAGAAATACGGCAGATGTTGCGCTGAATAATGTACGGGTAAATACACGTATTGGACCGGCTTTAAAGGCGGATGCCACCGAACGGTTATCGGTCATTAATTTTGAAGCGGCCCGGCTGCCGGCCGATGCGCCCTTGCTGCGATTAAACGATGTAAAAGGCGCGCGCATCCGGGATTGCTGGCCCTTTGACAGTAGCCATTCATTTGCTGCAATTAGCGGCGCTGCTACAGAACGTATATTGTTTGAGGATAATGTGGTGACCGATGAACAGATCCGCGTGGGGAGTGAGGTGAAAAAAGATGCGGTAAAGAGGGATTGA
- a CDS encoding Gfo/Idh/MocA family protein yields the protein MNDPAVSICIIGAGGIVNDAHLPAYRIAGFNVKSIADRDYQKAEGLAAKFFIPQVYHSLEEMVGGQDENVIYDCALPASEIAGVLQQLPEDATVLIQKPLGESIGEAKRLLEIAHSKKIRAGVNFQLRFAPAVLEAKKMIREGKIGELTDIEVYVNVHTPWKLWSFLFEKPRMEINYHSIHYIDLIRSFLGNPSGVYAKTFKHPDSPQLASVKSTIIMDYGAQIRATIHTNHHHDFGYQHQESYIKIEGTRGAIKMSLGVLINYPLGIPDTFEYITAGFPEWQSTKIEGSWFPHAFIGTMEQMILAKKGRIEKPENNIDDALDTMRCVEAAYISSEQGGISLPAV from the coding sequence ATGAATGATCCTGCAGTCAGCATATGTATTATTGGGGCAGGCGGCATTGTAAATGATGCGCACCTGCCGGCATACCGCATCGCCGGTTTTAATGTAAAAAGCATTGCAGACCGGGATTATCAGAAGGCGGAAGGGCTCGCAGCAAAATTTTTTATTCCGCAGGTGTATCATTCATTGGAGGAAATGGTTGGAGGTCAGGACGAAAACGTTATTTACGATTGTGCTTTGCCCGCTTCGGAAATAGCCGGTGTATTGCAGCAGTTGCCGGAGGATGCAACGGTGCTGATCCAGAAACCCCTGGGTGAAAGTATCGGGGAAGCAAAGAGGCTGCTGGAGATCGCTCACTCCAAAAAAATACGGGCAGGAGTCAACTTCCAGCTTCGTTTCGCGCCGGCTGTTCTTGAAGCAAAAAAAATGATCCGCGAAGGGAAGATCGGAGAACTCACGGATATAGAGGTTTATGTGAATGTACATACACCCTGGAAACTCTGGTCGTTCCTCTTTGAAAAGCCGCGCATGGAGATCAACTATCACAGTATTCATTATATTGATCTTATACGATCCTTTCTGGGAAATCCTTCCGGTGTTTATGCTAAAACATTCAAACATCCGGATTCCCCACAGCTCGCTTCTGTTAAAAGTACGATCATCATGGATTATGGTGCTCAGATACGGGCCACCATTCATACCAATCATCATCATGACTTCGGATATCAGCACCAGGAATCGTATATAAAAATAGAAGGCACCCGGGGGGCTATAAAAATGAGCCTGGGTGTGCTGATCAATTATCCGCTTGGTATACCGGATACGTTTGAATATATAACGGCGGGATTCCCGGAATGGCAATCAACAAAAATAGAAGGCTCCTGGTTTCCGCATGCCTTTATCGGAACCATGGAACAGATGATCCTGGCAAAAAAAGGGCGTATTGAAAAGCCGGAGAACAATATTGATGACGCGTTGGATACGATGCGTTGTGTGGAGGCCGCTTATATCAGCAGCGAACAGGGAGGCATTTCATTGCCCGCTGTATAA